In Nasonia vitripennis strain AsymCx chromosome 2, Nvit_psr_1.1, whole genome shotgun sequence, a genomic segment contains:
- the LOC100121215 gene encoding autism susceptibility gene 2 protein isoform X2, with protein METMEAKQRSQRNRRRERAQRMLAQREAKQQLQQQHNAHLQLSSQQASAAGGAGANEDSHSGEDDDVRPNDRDRNRPPGRDSNGHPRPPRPPRPPRPRKKSALAAAAANSANASNEPKEPIFEEDIIDGFAILAFRTYEDLESAIKLAGKNNFKKLHSLLSIPEDKPKVDTGQNNRHNEHHIKNHFKHNHYNTHNSILTPSTLNQGLDAGTSDDSGRASEQLHGSGIPRDSQDADSSRDHLSDASSHCSSGKGYICDSEGEDDKNSDDGSILFESSTPPPLARKYELPSSSPHVLPPSNGAGGSPPDTGGQISNPATDAPAPIPPPVPATAPVPTAPSPPSPTLPPHISQPPMTSPLAANPRAIVPQQRPVSPALPPPSLCQQQQQQQQQQQQQHQQQHPQQQQPQQHPLQLQQQPPPQQQQQPPSHQPQLLHQPHQPHQPHQQSQPQLPQQPQQPQQPQQPQQQPPPQPHTSIPALHPPNVPLVSSSSHTTSPAVASLGVTPAAPSNGAATTSYPPPLPMAAYPQTQPSYPPLYTPYTALNHSPYLPPAVPSPSHSASSRTDIRGSRASPLTNLSKSSMGSTVPNSHSSSTSTPMSAATTTCVSTVTNTVTTANSIAHRDIVACSLAGRNSNNSPRGHSPTRERDSYSNVSSLSRSSITPVSVPNTSSPANSSLPAYSKAQAWITSNASSQLSPATATSMPRPTPPPTLGLHSFPPPMFPPPMPPPVSSASPHTSLPSLPPPTSNPNPFSAESLFNSSKPTKESKIGVSHVPGQTDLLRRELDNRFLASQDRNAAVANLGPPPYLRTEMHHHQHQHTHVHQHTTPILPPPAGSSLFPPPIFKDIPKLGGVDSPFFRGNLNLGNYSSFNAGLLHPGLGPPATPFAPPTHVTSYAPTKTGKWNAMHVRIAWEIYRHQQKQQADANAGGVNTKTELLRPPGHLFQTGPAGTLGISGPQLAPPFSTAMQTHPPGPPVSHTVGFLSAPSSHLGTGMSPFGRYPPTFATANPNFPGLSGFPPGRDMPPMPGMSSVHDPWRGLQRAPGAYPPTTVAWSLKPEPPTIDTRRAELEERERERERERERERERERERERERERERIRREREREREEQRERERREREKEEKRKQQEAAAERERERREKERRELERREMERERLIQQHHHQQQQQAQQQQQSRQQHVVVGRDRSPLRNGSNPMDGAPMVRVKEEPRSKDDDVVMLTRGPPQGAPPPPNALPDPREKFELRNDRVDLPNVLHDTEKWIRYHHTHPHPYLQSRHPHGVPPPHTMSRTMAGIPGLTHPMQHFAPPPPPSAAAGQPGGPPAWPTDPFRDPYRYDPLQQLRYNPLMAAAAYRVQEEEERAKLYGVAGYPPPPSAVGALRGKDPSPGPLSNLHMHHRAGPGPGGPGPVPTGQAQVRQLETMVHNAADMHKKEDASQSR; from the exons AGTGCAATAAAACTAGCCGGGAAGAATAACTTCAAGAAGCTGCATTCGCTGCTGTCAATACCGGAGgacaagccgaaggtggaCACGGGACAGAATAACCGGCATAACGAGCACCACATTAAAAACCACTTCAAGCACAACCATTACAACACGCATAATTCCATACTGACACCCTCGACGCTCAACCAG GGCCTAGATGCGGGCACGAGTGACGACAGCGGACGAGCTTCCGAGCAGCTGCACGGCTCTGGCATCCCCCGGGACAGTCAGGATGCCGATAGTTCTAGGGACCATCTCAGTGAT GCTAGCAGTCATTGCAGTTCGGGTAAAGGTTATATC TGTGATAGTGAAGGAGAAGATGATAAG AACTCGGACGACGGATCGATACTCTTTGAATCTTCTACCCCACCACCCCTTGCACGTAAAT ACGAGTTGCCATCTTCTTCACCACACGTGCTGCCTCCGTCGAACGGGGCGGGCGGATCGCCTCCAGACACAGGCGGCCAGATCTCGAATCCTGCGACAGATGCCCCCGCGCCGATTCCTCCTCCTGTGCCTGCCACCGCGCCAGTCCCAACGGCGCCCAGTCCTCCAAGTCCCACATTACCTCCGCACATATCTCAACCACCC ATGACTAGTCCGCTAGCAGCGAATCCACGTGCAATAGTCCCGCAGCAGCGGCCGGTGTCGCCGGCCCTCCCGCCGCCGTCTCTctgtcagcagcagcagcagcagcagcagcagcaacagcagcagcatcaacagcagcatccacagcaacagcagcctcAGCAACATCCACTACAACTGCAGCAGCAACCACCaccgcagcaacagcagcagccgccgtcACATCAGCCACAATTGCTGCATCAGCCACATCAGCCTCATCAACCACACCAGCAGTCGCAACCCCAGTTGCCGCAACAGCCTCAACAGCCCCAGCAGCCTCAGCAACCGCAGCAACAGCCACCTCCACAACCTCATACCTCGATACCGGCGCTGCATCCACCCAACGTACCCCTtgtctcgtcgtcgtcgcacaCGACGTCCCCGGCCGTTGCGAGTCTCGGCGTAACGCCTGCAGCTCCGTCGAATGGTGCCGCCACTACGAGCTATCCACCTCCCCTGCCCATGGCTGCCTATCCTCAGACCCAACCATCCTATCCTCCGCTCTACACACCCTACACGGCGCTCAACCACAGCCCGTATCTACCACCCGCGGTGCCCTCGCCTTCGCACTCGGCCTCGTCGCGAACCGATATT CGAGGCAGCAGGGCGTCGCCATTGACGAATCTGAGCAAGTCGTCGATGGGTAGCACGGTACCTAACAGTCACAGCAGTAGCACTAGCACACCGATGagcgcggcgacgacgacctGCGTCTCGACGGTGACGAATACAGTGACGACGGCTAATTCGATAGCGCACAGAGATATCGTGGCCTGCAGTCTTGCTGGCAGGAATAGCAACAATTCTCCAAGAGGGCACAGCCCTACTCGAGAGCGAGATAGTTATAG TAACGTGAGCAGCCTTAGTAGAAGCAGTATAACACCGGTTAGCGTGCCAAACACCTCCTCTCCGGCCAATTCTAGTCTACCTGCGTACTCCAAGGCTCAAGCATGGATCAC TAGCAACGCATCGTCACAGCTGTCGCCAGCAACGGCTACGTCAATGCCGCGGCCAACTCCACCACCGACCCTTGGTTTGCATTCATTCCCACCGCCGATGTTCCCGCCACCGATGCCACCACCTGTCTCCAGCGCGAGTCCTCACACTTCCTTACCTTCGCTTCCTCCGCCCACGTCCAATCCGAATCCCTTCTCCGCAGAGTCGTTGTTCAATTCAAGCAAACCGACAAAAG AATCAAAAATAGGTGTGAGCCATGTGCCGGGTCAGACGGATCTGTTGCGTCGCGAGCTGGACAATCGGTTCTTAGCCTCCCAGGACAGGAACGCAGCAGTAGCGAACCTTGGTCCGCCGCCATATCTTCGCACGGAAATGCATCACCATCAACATCAGCACACGCACGTTCATCAGCACACGACTCCCATCCTCCCACCACCGGCAGGATCGTCGCTATTTCCACCACCGATT TTCAAAGACATTCCAAAGCTGGGAGGAGTGGACTCTCCATTTTTTCGGGGGAACCTCAATCTCGGCAACTATTCGAGTTTTAATGCTGGACTTCTTCATCCTGGTTTAGGACCGCCGGCGACACCTTTCGCACCTCCTACACATGTAACGTCATACGCGCCTACA AAGACTGGAAAGTGGAATGCGATGCACGTCCGAATAGCCTGGGAGATCTATCGCCATCAGCAGAAGCAACAGGCAGACGCGAATGCAGGTGGTGTCAATACGAAGACAGAACTTTTGCGACCACCGGGTCACCTATTTCAGACGGGTCCAGCCGGTACTTTGGGGATAAGTGGTCCTCAATTGGCTCCACCGTTCTCCACGGCCATGCAAACGCATCCGCCAGGCCCACCAGTTTCACACACAGTTGGATTTCTCTCAGCGCCGTCTTCGCATTTAG gAACAGGAATGTCCCCGTTCGGAAGGTACCCACCGACGTTTGCCACTGCGAATCCAAACTTCCCGGGTCTTTCCGGATTCCCACCTGGAAGAGATATGCCTCCAATGCCAGGAATGAGTTCAGTCCACGATCCATGGAGAGG GTTGCAACGTGCTCCGGGAGCCTACCCTCCGACGACAGTCGCTTGGAGTTTGAAGCCAGAGCCACCAACTATCGATACGAGGCGAGCCGAGCTTGAGGAGCGTGAACGCGAACGTGAACGTgaacgcgagcgagagcgcgagcgTGAACGGGAGCGCGAACGTGAGCGTGAACGGGAACGCATCAGGCGAGAGCGGGAGCGCGAAAGAGAAGAGCAGCGTGAGCGGGAGCGAAGAGAACGTGAGAAAGAGGAGAAGCGAAAGCAGCAGGAAGCGGCTGCAGAACGAGAGCGGGAGAGGCGAGAGAAGGAGCGCAGAGAATTGGAAAGGCGAGAGATGGAACGTGAAAGGCTCATTCAACAGCATCATcaccaacagcagcagcaagctcaacaacagcaacaaagCAGACAACAACACGTTGTCGTAGGCAGAGACAGATCACCTCTTAGGAATGGTTCGAACCCTATGGATGGTGCACCGATGGTTAGGGTGAAAGAAGAGCCGAGAAGTAAAGACGATGATGTAGTTATGTTGACTAGGGGACCTCCTCAAGGTGCTCCGCCTCCGCCTAACGCCTTGCCAGATCCAAG AGAGAAATTTGAATTACGCAACGACCGTGTGGACTTGCCGAATGTTTTACATGACACCGAAAAGTGGATAAG gtACCACCACACGCACCCGCATCCTTACCTGCAAAGTCGACACCCGCACGGCGTACCTCCGCCGCACACGATGTCCCGCACTATGGCGGGTATCCCTGGTCTAACGCATCCTATGCAGCATTTCGctccaccgccgccgcctaGTGCTGCTGCAGGTCAACCAGGAGGTCCACCCGCTTGGCCCACGGATCCGTTTCGTGATCCCTATAGGTACGACCCGCTGCAGCAGTTGCGCTACAACCCACTGATGGCTGCGGCTGCTTACCGAgtccaagaagaagaagagcgcgCCAAGCTATACGGAGTAGCGGGTTACCCGCCACCACCTTCTGCCGTTGGCGCACTTCGCGGCAAGGATCCGAGCCCTGGACCGCTGAGCAATCTGCATATGCATCACCGGGCGGGCCCTGGTCCCGGCGGACCTGGACCAGTGCCTACCGGTCAAGCCCAAGTGAGGCAGCTCGAGACGATGGTGCACAATGCCGCGGATATGCACAAAAAGGAGGATGCCTCGCAGTCGCGATGA
- the LOC100121215 gene encoding autism susceptibility gene 2 protein isoform X3, which translates to METMEAKQRSQRNRRRERAQRMLAQREAKQQLQQQHNAHLQLSSQQASAAGGAGANEDSHSGEDDDVRPNDRDRNRPPGRDSNGHPRPPRPPRPPRPRKKSALAAAAANSANASNEPKEPIFEEDIIDGFAILAFRTYEDLESAIKLAGKNNFKKLHSLLSIPEDKPKVDTGQNNRHNEHHIKNHFKHNHYNTHNSILTPSTLNQGLDAGTSDDSGRASEQLHGSGIPRDSQDADSSRDHLSDASSHCSSGKGYICDSEGEDDKNSDDGSILFESSTPPPLARKYELPSSSPHVLPPSNGAGGSPPDTGGQISNPATDAPAPIPPPVPATAPVPTAPSPPSPTLPPHISQPPMTSPLAANPRAIVPQQRPVSPALPPPSLCQQQQQQQQQQQQQHQQQHPQQQQPQQHPLQLQQQPPPQQQQQPPSHQPQLLHQPHQPHQPHQQSQPQLPQQPQQPQQPQQPQQQPPPQPHTSIPALHPPNVPLVSSSSHTTSPAVASLGVTPAAPSNGAATTSYPPPLPMAAYPQTQPSYPPLYTPYTALNHSPYLPPAVPSPSHSASSRTDIRGSRASPLTNLSKSSMGSTVPNSHSSSTSTPMSAATTTCVSTVTNTVTTANSIAHRDIVACSLAGRNSNNSPRGHSPTRERDSYSSNVSSLSRSSITPVSVPNTSSPANSSLPAYSKAQAWITSNASSQLSPATATSMPRPTPPPTLGLHSFPPPMFPPPMPPPVSSASPHTSLPSLPPPTSNPNPFSAESLFNSSKPTKGVSHVPGQTDLLRRELDNRFLASQDRNAAVANLGPPPYLRTEMHHHQHQHTHVHQHTTPILPPPAGSSLFPPPIFKDIPKLGGVDSPFFRGNLNLGNYSSFNAGLLHPGLGPPATPFAPPTHVTSYAPTKTGKWNAMHVRIAWEIYRHQQKQQADANAGGVNTKTELLRPPGHLFQTGPAGTLGISGPQLAPPFSTAMQTHPPGPPVSHTVGFLSAPSSHLGTGMSPFGRYPPTFATANPNFPGLSGFPPGRDMPPMPGMSSVHDPWRGLQRAPGAYPPTTVAWSLKPEPPTIDTRRAELEERERERERERERERERERERERERERERIRREREREREEQRERERREREKEEKRKQQEAAAERERERREKERRELERREMERERLIQQHHHQQQQQAQQQQQSRQQHVVVGRDRSPLRNGSNPMDGAPMVRVKEEPRSKDDDVVMLTRGPPQGAPPPPNALPDPREKFELRNDRVDLPNVLHDTEKWIRYHHTHPHPYLQSRHPHGVPPPHTMSRTMAGIPGLTHPMQHFAPPPPPSAAAGQPGGPPAWPTDPFRDPYRYDPLQQLRYNPLMAAAAYRVQEEEERAKLYGVAGYPPPPSAVGALRGKDPSPGPLSNLHMHHRAGPGPGGPGPVPTGQAQVRQLETMVHNAADMHKKEDASQSR; encoded by the exons AGTGCAATAAAACTAGCCGGGAAGAATAACTTCAAGAAGCTGCATTCGCTGCTGTCAATACCGGAGgacaagccgaaggtggaCACGGGACAGAATAACCGGCATAACGAGCACCACATTAAAAACCACTTCAAGCACAACCATTACAACACGCATAATTCCATACTGACACCCTCGACGCTCAACCAG GGCCTAGATGCGGGCACGAGTGACGACAGCGGACGAGCTTCCGAGCAGCTGCACGGCTCTGGCATCCCCCGGGACAGTCAGGATGCCGATAGTTCTAGGGACCATCTCAGTGAT GCTAGCAGTCATTGCAGTTCGGGTAAAGGTTATATC TGTGATAGTGAAGGAGAAGATGATAAG AACTCGGACGACGGATCGATACTCTTTGAATCTTCTACCCCACCACCCCTTGCACGTAAAT ACGAGTTGCCATCTTCTTCACCACACGTGCTGCCTCCGTCGAACGGGGCGGGCGGATCGCCTCCAGACACAGGCGGCCAGATCTCGAATCCTGCGACAGATGCCCCCGCGCCGATTCCTCCTCCTGTGCCTGCCACCGCGCCAGTCCCAACGGCGCCCAGTCCTCCAAGTCCCACATTACCTCCGCACATATCTCAACCACCC ATGACTAGTCCGCTAGCAGCGAATCCACGTGCAATAGTCCCGCAGCAGCGGCCGGTGTCGCCGGCCCTCCCGCCGCCGTCTCTctgtcagcagcagcagcagcagcagcagcagcaacagcagcagcatcaacagcagcatccacagcaacagcagcctcAGCAACATCCACTACAACTGCAGCAGCAACCACCaccgcagcaacagcagcagccgccgtcACATCAGCCACAATTGCTGCATCAGCCACATCAGCCTCATCAACCACACCAGCAGTCGCAACCCCAGTTGCCGCAACAGCCTCAACAGCCCCAGCAGCCTCAGCAACCGCAGCAACAGCCACCTCCACAACCTCATACCTCGATACCGGCGCTGCATCCACCCAACGTACCCCTtgtctcgtcgtcgtcgcacaCGACGTCCCCGGCCGTTGCGAGTCTCGGCGTAACGCCTGCAGCTCCGTCGAATGGTGCCGCCACTACGAGCTATCCACCTCCCCTGCCCATGGCTGCCTATCCTCAGACCCAACCATCCTATCCTCCGCTCTACACACCCTACACGGCGCTCAACCACAGCCCGTATCTACCACCCGCGGTGCCCTCGCCTTCGCACTCGGCCTCGTCGCGAACCGATATT CGAGGCAGCAGGGCGTCGCCATTGACGAATCTGAGCAAGTCGTCGATGGGTAGCACGGTACCTAACAGTCACAGCAGTAGCACTAGCACACCGATGagcgcggcgacgacgacctGCGTCTCGACGGTGACGAATACAGTGACGACGGCTAATTCGATAGCGCACAGAGATATCGTGGCCTGCAGTCTTGCTGGCAGGAATAGCAACAATTCTCCAAGAGGGCACAGCCCTACTCGAGAGCGAGATAGTTATAG CAGTAACGTGAGCAGCCTTAGTAGAAGCAGTATAACACCGGTTAGCGTGCCAAACACCTCCTCTCCGGCCAATTCTAGTCTACCTGCGTACTCCAAGGCTCAAGCATGGATCAC TAGCAACGCATCGTCACAGCTGTCGCCAGCAACGGCTACGTCAATGCCGCGGCCAACTCCACCACCGACCCTTGGTTTGCATTCATTCCCACCGCCGATGTTCCCGCCACCGATGCCACCACCTGTCTCCAGCGCGAGTCCTCACACTTCCTTACCTTCGCTTCCTCCGCCCACGTCCAATCCGAATCCCTTCTCCGCAGAGTCGTTGTTCAATTCAAGCAAACCGACAAAAG GTGTGAGCCATGTGCCGGGTCAGACGGATCTGTTGCGTCGCGAGCTGGACAATCGGTTCTTAGCCTCCCAGGACAGGAACGCAGCAGTAGCGAACCTTGGTCCGCCGCCATATCTTCGCACGGAAATGCATCACCATCAACATCAGCACACGCACGTTCATCAGCACACGACTCCCATCCTCCCACCACCGGCAGGATCGTCGCTATTTCCACCACCGATT TTCAAAGACATTCCAAAGCTGGGAGGAGTGGACTCTCCATTTTTTCGGGGGAACCTCAATCTCGGCAACTATTCGAGTTTTAATGCTGGACTTCTTCATCCTGGTTTAGGACCGCCGGCGACACCTTTCGCACCTCCTACACATGTAACGTCATACGCGCCTACA AAGACTGGAAAGTGGAATGCGATGCACGTCCGAATAGCCTGGGAGATCTATCGCCATCAGCAGAAGCAACAGGCAGACGCGAATGCAGGTGGTGTCAATACGAAGACAGAACTTTTGCGACCACCGGGTCACCTATTTCAGACGGGTCCAGCCGGTACTTTGGGGATAAGTGGTCCTCAATTGGCTCCACCGTTCTCCACGGCCATGCAAACGCATCCGCCAGGCCCACCAGTTTCACACACAGTTGGATTTCTCTCAGCGCCGTCTTCGCATTTAG gAACAGGAATGTCCCCGTTCGGAAGGTACCCACCGACGTTTGCCACTGCGAATCCAAACTTCCCGGGTCTTTCCGGATTCCCACCTGGAAGAGATATGCCTCCAATGCCAGGAATGAGTTCAGTCCACGATCCATGGAGAGG GTTGCAACGTGCTCCGGGAGCCTACCCTCCGACGACAGTCGCTTGGAGTTTGAAGCCAGAGCCACCAACTATCGATACGAGGCGAGCCGAGCTTGAGGAGCGTGAACGCGAACGTGAACGTgaacgcgagcgagagcgcgagcgTGAACGGGAGCGCGAACGTGAGCGTGAACGGGAACGCATCAGGCGAGAGCGGGAGCGCGAAAGAGAAGAGCAGCGTGAGCGGGAGCGAAGAGAACGTGAGAAAGAGGAGAAGCGAAAGCAGCAGGAAGCGGCTGCAGAACGAGAGCGGGAGAGGCGAGAGAAGGAGCGCAGAGAATTGGAAAGGCGAGAGATGGAACGTGAAAGGCTCATTCAACAGCATCATcaccaacagcagcagcaagctcaacaacagcaacaaagCAGACAACAACACGTTGTCGTAGGCAGAGACAGATCACCTCTTAGGAATGGTTCGAACCCTATGGATGGTGCACCGATGGTTAGGGTGAAAGAAGAGCCGAGAAGTAAAGACGATGATGTAGTTATGTTGACTAGGGGACCTCCTCAAGGTGCTCCGCCTCCGCCTAACGCCTTGCCAGATCCAAG AGAGAAATTTGAATTACGCAACGACCGTGTGGACTTGCCGAATGTTTTACATGACACCGAAAAGTGGATAAG gtACCACCACACGCACCCGCATCCTTACCTGCAAAGTCGACACCCGCACGGCGTACCTCCGCCGCACACGATGTCCCGCACTATGGCGGGTATCCCTGGTCTAACGCATCCTATGCAGCATTTCGctccaccgccgccgcctaGTGCTGCTGCAGGTCAACCAGGAGGTCCACCCGCTTGGCCCACGGATCCGTTTCGTGATCCCTATAGGTACGACCCGCTGCAGCAGTTGCGCTACAACCCACTGATGGCTGCGGCTGCTTACCGAgtccaagaagaagaagagcgcgCCAAGCTATACGGAGTAGCGGGTTACCCGCCACCACCTTCTGCCGTTGGCGCACTTCGCGGCAAGGATCCGAGCCCTGGACCGCTGAGCAATCTGCATATGCATCACCGGGCGGGCCCTGGTCCCGGCGGACCTGGACCAGTGCCTACCGGTCAAGCCCAAGTGAGGCAGCTCGAGACGATGGTGCACAATGCCGCGGATATGCACAAAAAGGAGGATGCCTCGCAGTCGCGATGA